A single Candidatus Chlamydia corallus DNA region contains:
- a CDS encoding DUF1207 domain-containing protein: MGGIAQEEPSCRDCKCENKSVSRSDQLPENLWYYENDCYLTGYAQSLLDMHFLDSRTQVVIEKNRAYLFSLPVDSSLSEAITNFVRDLPFICSVEICERPYRDCVARSSTDRPLLPKEKALGVPIFCGKEGVWLPQNTILFSPLIADPRQVTNSSGIRFNEKVVGNRVGATIFGGDFVLLRLFDISRFHVDCDFGIQGGVFSVFDLDHPESCMVNSDFFVAGLWAGAIDKWSFRLRLWHLSSHLGDEFILTHPNFPRFNLSDEGVDLFISLRYTSQIRLYGGCGYIVSRDLSFPERPFYCEWGAELRPFGLREGNLHAQPIFAMHFRCWEEQKFGLDQSYILGMEWAKFQEIGRKIRAVLEYHQGFSKEGQFIHEPCNYYGFRLTYGF; encoded by the coding sequence ATGGGCGGCATAGCTCAGGAAGAACCTTCTTGTCGTGATTGCAAATGCGAAAATAAGTCTGTTTCACGTTCAGATCAACTACCAGAAAATCTCTGGTATTATGAAAACGACTGTTATCTTACAGGTTATGCGCAGTCCCTTTTAGATATGCATTTTTTAGATAGCCGTACTCAAGTTGTTATTGAGAAGAACAGGGCGTATCTTTTCTCTTTGCCTGTAGATTCGAGTTTATCGGAAGCGATTACCAATTTTGTTAGGGATCTCCCCTTCATATGCTCTGTAGAGATTTGCGAACGACCTTATCGTGACTGTGTAGCGAGGTCCTCCACGGACCGCCCGCTGCTCCCTAAAGAGAAAGCTTTAGGAGTGCCGATTTTCTGTGGCAAGGAAGGAGTATGGTTACCTCAGAACACCATTTTGTTTTCTCCTCTGATTGCAGATCCTCGTCAGGTTACCAACAGTAGTGGCATTCGTTTTAATGAGAAGGTGGTGGGGAATCGGGTAGGGGCTACCATCTTTGGAGGAGATTTTGTTCTCTTGCGTCTTTTTGATATTTCTCGATTTCATGTAGATTGTGATTTCGGAATTCAGGGAGGTGTCTTTTCTGTTTTTGATTTAGATCACCCTGAATCATGCATGGTTAATTCAGACTTTTTTGTCGCTGGACTCTGGGCGGGGGCTATAGATAAGTGGAGTTTTAGACTCCGCCTGTGGCACCTCTCTTCCCATTTAGGAGACGAGTTTATTCTTACTCACCCCAATTTCCCGAGGTTTAATTTGAGTGATGAGGGAGTGGATCTCTTTATTTCGCTGCGTTACACATCGCAGATTCGCCTTTATGGCGGCTGCGGCTATATTGTTAGTAGGGATCTTTCCTTTCCTGAACGGCCGTTCTACTGTGAATGGGGTGCGGAACTCAGACCTTTTGGCTTGAGAGAAGGAAATCTACACGCTCAACCGATTTTTGCTATGCATTTCCGTTGTTGGGAAGAACAAAAATTTGGCTTAGATCAAAGTTATATTTTAGGCATGGAGTGGGCCAAATTTCAGGAGATTGGTAGGAAAATTCGTGCTGTTTTAGAATATCACCAGGGATTTTCTAAAGAAGGGCAATTTATTCATGAACCATGTAATTACTACGGCTTCCGTCTTACCTATGGGTTCTAA
- a CDS encoding LL-diaminopimelate aminotransferase — protein sequence MRRNSHFLLLKPQYLFSEISQKLARFRRENPGISIVDLSIGDTTQPLSRPITQAIKEFCASQEKQETYRGYGPETGLEKLRTKIASEIYRNRVSPEEIFISDGAKPDIFRLFSLFGSEKTLGVQNPVYPAYRDIAHITGIRNIVSLSCKKETGFIPELPKEKSMDILCLCYPNNPTGAVITSQELQVLVNYANHHGIVIIFDAAYSAFVSDPSLPKSIFEIPEAKYCAIEVNSFSKPLGFTGMRLAWNVIPKELTYDNNEPIIDDWKRLFTTTFNGASLPMQEAGYCGLDLFPTPPAISLYLTNAQQLKKSLETAGFAVHGGDHAPYLWVELPEGISDDQAFDFFLHQYHIGVTPGHGFGTCGQGFVRLSALAQPENIALACDRLLAIPLHETLVLA from the coding sequence ATGCGTAGAAATTCCCATTTCCTCCTTCTCAAGCCTCAGTACCTATTTTCTGAAATTAGCCAGAAACTCGCACGGTTTCGCAGGGAAAACCCAGGGATCTCCATTGTAGATCTCTCTATAGGAGATACAACACAACCTCTTAGTCGCCCTATCACTCAGGCAATCAAAGAATTTTGTGCTTCTCAAGAGAAACAAGAGACCTATCGCGGGTATGGTCCAGAAACTGGATTAGAAAAATTACGCACAAAAATTGCCTCTGAAATCTATAGAAATAGGGTTTCACCTGAAGAGATCTTTATTTCAGATGGTGCCAAACCTGATATCTTCCGCCTCTTTTCTCTTTTTGGTTCAGAGAAAACTCTTGGTGTGCAAAATCCTGTCTACCCCGCCTATAGAGACATTGCCCACATTACAGGAATTCGCAACATTGTCTCTCTATCATGCAAAAAAGAAACAGGTTTTATCCCAGAACTTCCAAAAGAAAAATCCATGGATATTCTCTGTCTATGTTATCCCAACAACCCAACAGGAGCGGTAATCACCTCTCAAGAACTACAAGTACTTGTAAACTACGCAAATCATCACGGCATAGTTATTATTTTTGATGCAGCCTACAGTGCCTTTGTCTCAGATCCTAGCCTACCTAAAAGCATCTTTGAAATCCCTGAAGCCAAATATTGTGCCATAGAAGTCAACTCCTTCTCTAAGCCCTTGGGCTTTACAGGCATGCGCCTTGCCTGGAACGTGATCCCTAAAGAACTCACTTACGACAATAACGAACCTATTATCGATGATTGGAAACGACTCTTTACAACCACATTTAACGGAGCTTCTCTCCCCATGCAAGAAGCGGGTTATTGCGGCCTAGATCTATTTCCCACACCTCCAGCAATCTCTTTATATCTAACCAATGCGCAACAACTTAAAAAAAGCTTGGAAACCGCAGGATTCGCAGTTCACGGTGGAGATCATGCCCCCTACCTTTGGGTGGAACTCCCTGAAGGAATCTCCGATGATCAGGCTTTTGATTTCTTCTTACACCAGTATCACATTGGGGTGACTCCGGGCCACGGCTTTGGTACCTGCGGACAAGGATTTGTTCGCCTATCAGCTCTTGCACAACCAGAGAATATTGCTTTGGCCTGTGATCGCCTCCTCGCAATTCCACTACATGAAACCCTGGTTCTTGCATGA
- the aroF gene encoding 3-deoxy-7-phosphoheptulonate synthase gives MNEVLILTFTYPLPRTLKQHPDEIRTVCISSNLSFGGETPILIAGPCALESYEHTVSSGLMVRKAGAQIFRGSIKKPRTSPFSFQGWEKECVLWHKEAQRIHGLPTETEVLDVRDVEITAEHVDILRIGAKNMHNSPLLQEVSRSHRPIILKRSPSATLEEWLCAAEYILSSSSCPGVILCERGIRTFENSTRYTLDLNTVTLLKEISSLPVIVDPSHAAGKRSLVLPLASAGLSAGADGLMIEVHAHPKTALCDADQQITPEELHQLAKKHFSHAELSIANAIF, from the coding sequence TTGAATGAGGTGCTTATTCTTACGTTTACCTATCCCCTACCGCGCACCCTCAAGCAGCATCCCGATGAGATCCGTACGGTTTGTATTTCCTCAAATTTATCTTTCGGAGGAGAAACACCTATACTCATTGCAGGCCCCTGCGCACTAGAAAGTTATGAGCACACGGTCTCCTCAGGGCTTATGGTTAGGAAAGCAGGAGCTCAGATATTCCGAGGATCGATTAAAAAACCGCGGACTAGCCCATTTTCGTTTCAAGGGTGGGAAAAAGAGTGTGTACTATGGCACAAGGAAGCTCAGCGCATCCATGGTCTCCCTACCGAAACCGAAGTTTTAGATGTCCGAGATGTCGAAATTACTGCCGAGCATGTCGATATCCTCCGTATTGGAGCCAAAAACATGCACAACTCCCCTCTTCTACAAGAGGTGAGCCGTTCACATCGTCCGATTATCCTGAAACGCAGCCCCTCAGCTACTCTCGAAGAGTGGCTATGCGCAGCAGAATATATCCTTTCTTCGTCGTCCTGTCCTGGGGTGATTCTTTGTGAACGAGGAATTCGCACCTTTGAGAACTCTACGCGTTACACTCTAGATCTCAATACCGTGACTCTTCTTAAAGAGATCTCTTCCCTCCCTGTAATTGTGGATCCTTCCCATGCAGCGGGAAAACGCTCTTTAGTTCTTCCTCTCGCATCTGCAGGTCTATCCGCAGGTGCTGACGGCCTTATGATCGAAGTGCATGCGCATCCTAAAACAGCTCTTTGTGATGCAGATCAACAGATCACCCCTGAAGAGCTTCACCAACTTGCTAAAAAACACTTCTCTCACGCAGAGCTGTCTATAGCAAATGCAATTTTTTGA
- a CDS encoding MYG1 family protein: MQIPRSIGTHDGSFHADEVTACALLIIFDLVDEGKIIRSRDPEALSKCEYVCDVGGVYSIEKKRFDHHQVSYNGSWSSAGMILHYLKERGYMDSEEYHFLNNTLVHGVDEQDNGRFFSSEGFCSFSDIIKIYNPREEEETCSDADFSCALHFTIDFLCRLRKKFQYDRVCRGIVREAMETDEMCLYFDRPLAWQENFFFLGGEKHPAAFVCFPSCDQWILRGIPPNLDRRMEVRVPFPEDWAGLLGKELSKVSGIPGAVFCHKGLFLSVWTNRESCQSALRLTLQDRGII; encoded by the coding sequence ATGCAGATTCCAAGAAGCATTGGTACTCACGATGGTTCTTTCCATGCAGATGAGGTCACAGCGTGTGCTCTCCTCATTATTTTCGATCTTGTAGATGAAGGTAAAATTATACGTTCTCGAGATCCTGAGGCGTTGTCGAAATGTGAATATGTTTGTGATGTTGGTGGCGTCTATTCTATAGAGAAAAAGCGTTTTGATCATCACCAAGTTTCTTATAATGGATCTTGGAGTAGTGCGGGTATGATTTTGCATTATCTTAAAGAACGTGGTTATATGGATTCTGAGGAATATCATTTCCTCAACAATACGCTAGTGCACGGTGTGGATGAACAAGATAATGGCAGATTCTTCTCCAGCGAGGGTTTTTGTTCTTTTTCTGATATTATTAAAATTTATAATCCCCGCGAAGAAGAAGAAACTTGTTCAGATGCAGATTTTTCCTGCGCTTTGCATTTTACCATTGATTTTTTGTGTCGGCTAAGGAAGAAGTTTCAGTATGATCGTGTCTGTAGGGGAATTGTGAGAGAAGCAATGGAAACAGACGAAATGTGCTTATATTTTGATCGTCCTTTAGCATGGCAGGAAAATTTCTTTTTTCTGGGGGGAGAAAAGCACCCTGCAGCTTTTGTTTGTTTTCCTTCCTGTGATCAATGGATTTTACGAGGCATTCCTCCGAATTTAGATCGCCGTATGGAAGTCCGGGTTCCTTTCCCCGAAGATTGGGCTGGCTTGTTAGGTAAAGAGTTATCTAAGGTCTCAGGTATTCCTGGAGCTGTGTTCTGTCATAAAGGTCTTTTCCTTTCTGTATGGACAAACAGAGAAAGTTGTCAAAGTGCTTTGCGGTTAACGTTACAAGATCGAGGGATTATATGA
- a CDS encoding HEAT repeat domain-containing protein produces the protein MLGSESLRCHLLIQDFSKASEEGIRLLDSKEYSLVQAKLVLKALAQNSSFDDWFISFKKCQLSYPELAYDRDVLEEFAIQVLRQGIENPAVTVRAVSVLAIGLARDFRLVPLLLQSFNDDSAIVRSLALQVAVNYGSESLKKALAELARDDDSIHVRITAYQVIALLQIEHLLPFLRERAQNKLIDGVERREAWKASLEFSSQFLETNLTKDDIDQALFSCEVLRNGVLPETSEIFTELLSIEHPEVQESFLLSALAWSRQLPLHHEAFLDKVRHVVRSSPFSKVRFQAAALLHLHGDSLGYDSLVEGLRSPLPLVCEAASAALCSLGIHGVPLAREYLGTLSSRKAAANLAILLLVSREDIERAGDVIACYLSNPEMCWAIEHFLWDAQWNVRDDALPLYSDMIKREIGRKLIRLLAVARYSQAKAVTATFLSGQQAQGWSFFSGMFWEEGDVKTSEDLVTDACFAAKLEGALAALCQKKDCASLQKVSELYNHSRWQDKLAILECVAFSENLDAVPFLLDCCHHEAPSLRSAAAGALFSIFK, from the coding sequence CTGTTAGGCTCGGAGTCCCTTCGATGCCACTTGTTGATTCAAGATTTTTCAAAAGCTTCAGAAGAGGGCATACGTCTTTTGGATTCTAAAGAGTATTCTTTAGTTCAGGCTAAGCTAGTTTTAAAGGCTTTGGCTCAAAATTCCTCTTTTGATGATTGGTTTATAAGTTTTAAAAAGTGTCAGCTCTCCTACCCAGAGTTAGCTTATGATCGGGATGTTTTGGAAGAATTCGCAATTCAAGTTCTGCGCCAGGGAATAGAAAATCCTGCTGTTACTGTCCGTGCTGTTAGTGTCCTTGCTATTGGGCTTGCTAGAGATTTTCGATTGGTTCCCCTCCTTCTCCAAAGTTTTAATGATGACAGTGCTATTGTCCGATCATTGGCTCTTCAGGTTGCTGTGAACTATGGCTCTGAGAGTTTGAAAAAGGCTCTTGCAGAACTTGCTCGTGATGACGACTCTATTCATGTTCGAATCACAGCATATCAGGTTATTGCTCTGTTGCAGATAGAGCATTTGTTGCCATTTTTAAGAGAACGTGCTCAGAACAAGCTTATAGACGGTGTAGAGCGTCGAGAGGCATGGAAAGCGTCATTAGAATTTTCTTCTCAATTTTTAGAGACCAACTTAACTAAGGATGATATCGATCAAGCGTTGTTTTCTTGTGAAGTGTTGCGGAACGGTGTCCTGCCAGAAACTAGCGAGATTTTCACCGAACTATTATCCATAGAGCACCCTGAAGTTCAAGAGTCTTTCTTGCTTTCTGCTCTAGCTTGGAGTCGTCAACTCCCTTTACATCACGAAGCTTTTTTAGATAAAGTGCGCCATGTGGTGCGATCCTCTCCATTTTCGAAAGTACGTTTTCAAGCCGCTGCCCTTCTCCATTTGCACGGAGACTCTTTGGGTTACGACTCTTTGGTTGAGGGCCTGCGATCTCCTCTGCCTCTTGTTTGTGAGGCAGCCTCCGCTGCTCTCTGTTCTTTAGGAATACACGGTGTTCCTTTGGCAAGAGAATATTTGGGAACGCTTTCTTCTCGAAAGGCTGCTGCTAATCTTGCGATTTTGCTTCTTGTTAGCCGTGAGGATATTGAAAGAGCTGGAGATGTTATTGCTTGCTATCTTTCAAATCCTGAAATGTGTTGGGCTATAGAACATTTTTTATGGGATGCACAATGGAATGTACGAGACGATGCTCTTCCTCTATATTCCGATATGATTAAACGTGAGATTGGTAGAAAGTTGATTCGCCTTTTAGCGGTAGCCCGCTATAGCCAAGCCAAGGCGGTAACAGCAACTTTCCTTTCGGGACAGCAAGCTCAGGGATGGAGTTTTTTTTCTGGAATGTTTTGGGAAGAGGGAGATGTGAAAACTTCTGAAGATTTGGTTACCGATGCCTGTTTTGCAGCAAAACTGGAAGGAGCTTTAGCTGCCCTGTGTCAAAAAAAAGATTGTGCTTCCCTGCAAAAGGTCTCCGAACTCTACAATCACAGTCGTTGGCAAGATAAATTAGCAATTTTAGAGTGTGTCGCTTTTTCCGAGAATCTTGATGCGGTACCATTTCTTCTGGACTGCTGCCATCATGAGGCTCCTTCGTTGCGAAGCGCAGCGGCGGGTGCTCTTTTCTCAATTTTCAAATAA
- a CDS encoding sodium:solute symporter family protein, which produces MNFSLFLFFLIGIQGVCLYVGRRGGSKVEDRENYFLAGRSLKIFPLMMTFIATQIGGGVLLGAAEEAFLYGYGVILYPLGVALGLIFLGIGPGKRLAEGSLTTVVAIFEVFYGSKKLRKVAFLLSGSSLFFILVAQVIALDRLFSGFAFGKYLTTVFWIVLASYTSTGGFRGVVRTDVIQAGFLLIAVVCCGISVWLAVPETLPLLAPFQPLPCAKLSNWIFMPMFFMLVEQDMVQRCVAASSPKRLQWAAVGAGLTLLIFNFIPLFLGSLGAKAGLTGGCPLIDTIAYFCSPSLAAVMAAAIGVAILSTADSLMNAVAQLIAEEYPTLKASSYRYLVLGLAVLAPLLAIGFTNIVDVLILSYSLSVCCLSVPVGFYLLAPKERCFGKAAAWAGVIVGAMGYGFVQIVSLGIFGELLAWLGSLVAFSFVELIEVSWKSKIKKRFKI; this is translated from the coding sequence ATGAATTTTTCATTATTTTTATTTTTCCTGATAGGAATTCAGGGAGTGTGTCTCTATGTCGGGCGTCGTGGCGGTAGCAAGGTAGAAGATCGCGAGAACTATTTTCTTGCAGGAAGGAGCTTAAAAATCTTTCCTTTGATGATGACTTTCATCGCCACCCAAATTGGGGGCGGTGTGCTTCTTGGAGCTGCAGAAGAGGCCTTTCTCTATGGTTATGGGGTGATTCTTTATCCTTTAGGAGTAGCCTTAGGATTGATTTTTTTAGGGATAGGTCCTGGGAAACGATTAGCAGAGGGATCATTAACGACAGTAGTCGCTATCTTTGAAGTTTTCTATGGTTCCAAAAAGCTTCGTAAGGTCGCATTTTTATTGTCGGGGAGTTCTTTATTTTTCATCTTAGTTGCTCAGGTGATTGCTTTAGACAGATTGTTTAGCGGTTTTGCTTTTGGCAAGTATTTAACCACGGTATTCTGGATTGTCTTAGCATCATATACCTCAACAGGAGGATTTCGAGGGGTTGTGCGTACCGATGTTATCCAAGCAGGATTTCTTCTTATTGCTGTGGTATGCTGTGGTATTTCTGTATGGCTCGCAGTTCCCGAAACTTTGCCTTTGTTAGCTCCTTTCCAGCCCCTTCCTTGTGCGAAGCTTTCTAACTGGATATTTATGCCTATGTTCTTTATGCTTGTTGAGCAGGATATGGTTCAAAGGTGTGTTGCAGCCTCATCACCAAAACGGCTGCAGTGGGCCGCTGTAGGCGCAGGTCTTACCCTTCTTATCTTTAACTTTATCCCTTTATTTTTAGGTTCCCTAGGGGCTAAAGCAGGCCTTACTGGGGGATGTCCTCTTATTGACACCATAGCATATTTTTGCAGTCCCTCGCTAGCAGCTGTTATGGCTGCTGCCATTGGTGTTGCTATTCTTTCTACAGCGGATTCTCTTATGAATGCGGTAGCTCAGCTAATTGCTGAAGAATACCCTACTTTGAAAGCTTCCTCTTATCGTTATTTAGTGTTAGGTTTGGCAGTCCTGGCTCCTCTTCTTGCTATTGGTTTTACAAACATCGTAGATGTCTTGATTTTAAGCTACAGCCTTTCGGTTTGCTGTCTTTCTGTTCCTGTCGGCTTTTATCTCCTAGCTCCTAAAGAACGCTGTTTTGGTAAAGCCGCTGCTTGGGCTGGGGTTATTGTTGGTGCGATGGGCTATGGATTTGTTCAAATAGTCTCTTTGGGGATCTTTGGAGAGTTACTGGCCTGGCTAGGTTCTTTAGTAGCTTTTTCCTTTGTGGAACTTATCGAGGTTTCTTGGAAAAGCAAAATTAAAAAGCGCTTTAAAATCTAA
- a CDS encoding LOG family protein, which translates to MYNLLHARHDAVSPDGRLTSPLKNLSPNVYEGEILVENIPAYFLGFHLPQHCIQVNLKSSLAQLGVEAVLNHLELNISRKEARLHVLFMSQDPIATAMLELLEPGSFVCKLFAADDRRLVRSPCYLNRMFTHTDRTGFPLLRFGKKLEHFITLEIINDRLVVFLPILPGTICYEETIYGFLPLISKSLTRPYLKIRKFLPLYQIVKDQEPLPEDHRILLIKTEPLHIRTVFARVVQDLLPKGLRHTSADILEPTTQESGDIYEFYGSTSEPVERIPLEFFTLEPYKEHSFFFYRDMLQETLESAQEVFRVFESAPKGQDKAAMFISKGSELLELSPDSWIIKPLTSLPDETHPKEIQNYIENQPCFPFLKAMETDYITSQGVLFSRYFPSAILKGMFLSNHSRYYLQRIYFQIPSPTSGDFFSNQDRIFLLDLYYAGISVFWADLESKRLLEYIKRRDKDVGMFVPKYQAEEFAQAYFVGIHGSCLIAGDYDELLRELLQGMRSLSQQFTIPGFSPHTPLAILTGGGSGAMEVANRVATELSILSCGNLISLDTTNPYVEAKMSYDLPSLLERQADFHVDLAIFVIGGMGTDFELLLELISIKTGKKSLVPVFLIGPVDYWKSKITALYNANHAVGTIRGSEWVHNCLFCLSSAKAGIEVFRRYLNNTLPIGPEHPVPKEGFVIV; encoded by the coding sequence ATGTATAATTTACTCCATGCTCGCCATGATGCAGTCTCCCCAGATGGACGGCTCACCTCTCCTTTGAAAAACCTCTCGCCCAATGTTTACGAAGGAGAAATCCTAGTCGAAAATATTCCTGCATACTTTCTTGGATTTCATCTACCCCAACACTGCATACAAGTAAATTTAAAAAGTTCCTTGGCTCAACTCGGCGTCGAAGCCGTTTTAAATCATCTAGAACTAAATATATCCCGAAAAGAAGCTCGTCTACATGTCCTCTTCATGAGTCAAGATCCCATAGCGACTGCTATGTTGGAACTCTTAGAACCTGGAAGCTTTGTCTGTAAGCTCTTTGCTGCTGATGATCGCCGACTCGTACGCTCTCCCTGCTATCTCAATAGAATGTTTACACATACAGACCGTACAGGATTTCCACTGCTACGCTTCGGAAAAAAGCTTGAGCACTTCATCACTCTAGAGATCATTAACGATCGGCTTGTAGTTTTCCTTCCTATTCTTCCAGGAACCATCTGTTACGAAGAGACTATTTATGGATTTCTTCCTCTCATCAGCAAATCCCTAACTCGTCCCTATTTAAAAATACGCAAGTTTCTTCCTTTGTATCAAATTGTAAAAGACCAGGAACCTCTCCCAGAAGATCATAGAATTCTTCTCATAAAAACAGAACCTCTGCATATCAGGACAGTCTTTGCAAGAGTAGTTCAGGACTTACTTCCTAAAGGACTTCGCCACACCTCGGCGGATATTCTTGAACCCACAACACAAGAATCTGGGGATATTTATGAATTCTATGGAAGCACTTCAGAACCTGTTGAGAGAATTCCTTTAGAATTTTTTACTCTTGAGCCTTACAAAGAACACTCTTTTTTCTTCTACAGAGACATGCTCCAAGAAACCTTAGAATCTGCTCAAGAAGTCTTTCGTGTTTTTGAATCAGCACCCAAAGGACAAGATAAAGCGGCAATGTTTATATCTAAGGGTAGCGAGCTTCTTGAGCTCTCTCCAGATTCTTGGATCATTAAACCTCTAACTTCGCTACCAGACGAAACGCATCCTAAGGAAATCCAAAACTACATTGAGAATCAACCTTGCTTCCCTTTCTTAAAAGCTATGGAAACGGATTACATCACAAGCCAGGGAGTCTTGTTTTCCCGATACTTCCCTTCAGCTATCCTGAAGGGAATGTTCCTTTCCAACCACTCTCGCTATTATCTTCAACGTATCTACTTCCAGATTCCTTCTCCAACCTCTGGAGATTTTTTTTCTAATCAAGATCGGATATTCCTTCTCGACTTATATTATGCAGGAATTTCTGTATTTTGGGCAGACTTAGAGTCGAAACGACTCTTGGAGTATATCAAACGCAGAGACAAAGATGTCGGCATGTTTGTCCCTAAATACCAAGCAGAGGAGTTTGCTCAAGCTTACTTTGTAGGGATCCACGGCTCTTGCCTCATTGCTGGAGATTATGATGAGCTTCTCCGAGAGCTTTTGCAAGGAATGCGCTCTCTTTCTCAACAGTTCACTATTCCAGGATTCTCTCCTCATACGCCATTGGCGATTCTTACAGGAGGGGGGTCTGGCGCTATGGAGGTTGCCAATCGTGTAGCCACAGAGCTCTCCATACTCTCTTGTGGTAATTTAATTAGCTTAGACACTACCAACCCCTATGTAGAAGCAAAAATGAGCTATGATCTTCCTTCTCTTTTAGAGCGTCAGGCAGACTTCCACGTAGACCTTGCTATATTCGTGATCGGAGGAATGGGAACAGACTTCGAGCTACTTCTGGAACTCATTAGTATCAAAACGGGGAAAAAATCCCTAGTTCCCGTCTTCCTCATCGGACCCGTAGACTATTGGAAATCGAAAATCACAGCTTTGTACAATGCAAATCATGCTGTAGGAACCATTCGGGGTTCTGAGTGGGTACACAACTGCCTATTCTGCCTATCATCAGCAAAAGCAGGCATTGAAGTCTTTCGTAGATATCTCAATAATACACTCCCTATAGGGCCCGAGCATCCTGTCCCCAAGGAGGGCTTTGTTATCGTTTAG
- a CDS encoding ABC transporter substrate-binding protein — protein MILRKLSRYVFFFSLLCSFIYVVTCGSQADSVSLPKIAIFLSFPHPLLEDCSQSCIETLKDFENLPEIVILNAEDSVAKARKIARSLHTDKNVVAIVTLGTIATKVMSHIETQKPVIYAAVPDRETLTLPKSKTNVYGVNDNLDINQYCFAIQAVATNAQSIVYLKPSEPFPSDLQKEIVKKLHASGIEVIEIPITSSTFKTQIRQAIDKRPSAIFIPLSPLPHKEGTAFLQEILKEKIPIVTDDISLIADGACIACSVDYKKSGKQIAQIVHQLLNNHNVESLRKITAQPLSSTTTFNEDIIKYLGIKLHKTERNRFLSFKSKGSEKTEKGKNVAVS, from the coding sequence ATCATTCTACGTAAACTATCTCGATATGTATTTTTCTTTTCGCTGCTTTGCTCTTTCATCTATGTGGTGACCTGTGGTTCCCAGGCAGATAGTGTCTCGTTGCCTAAAATCGCCATTTTCTTATCCTTTCCTCACCCCTTATTAGAAGATTGCAGCCAAAGCTGTATAGAAACCTTGAAAGATTTTGAAAACCTTCCTGAAATTGTTATTCTAAATGCCGAAGACAGTGTCGCAAAAGCAAGGAAAATTGCTCGCTCTCTACATACCGACAAAAATGTAGTTGCTATTGTAACCTTAGGAACAATCGCCACGAAGGTCATGAGTCATATTGAAACACAGAAGCCCGTGATCTATGCCGCCGTTCCTGATCGCGAAACCCTAACTCTTCCTAAAAGCAAAACGAATGTCTATGGAGTTAACGATAACTTAGACATTAACCAGTACTGCTTCGCTATACAGGCCGTAGCTACTAATGCCCAATCTATAGTTTATTTAAAACCTTCCGAACCCTTCCCCTCAGACTTACAAAAAGAAATTGTGAAGAAACTCCATGCCTCAGGAATCGAGGTAATTGAAATCCCCATTACAAGCAGTACCTTTAAAACCCAGATACGCCAGGCTATCGATAAGCGCCCTTCTGCCATCTTTATTCCTCTTTCCCCACTCCCACATAAAGAAGGCACTGCGTTCCTTCAGGAGATCCTCAAAGAAAAAATTCCTATTGTTACCGACGACATCTCCTTAATTGCTGATGGAGCTTGTATTGCCTGTAGTGTGGATTACAAAAAATCAGGAAAACAGATTGCACAAATTGTGCACCAACTACTCAACAATCACAATGTGGAAAGCTTACGTAAAATCACCGCTCAACCTTTGTCATCTACAACCACATTTAATGAAGATATCATCAAATACTTAGGAATTAAGCTTCATAAAACAGAACGTAATCGGTTCTTATCTTTCAAAAGTAAAGGATCAGAAAAAACTGAAAAAGGAAAAAACGTAGCCGTGAGTTAA
- a CDS encoding histidine triad nucleotide-binding protein, translating to MTVFKQIIDGLIDCEKVFENENFIAIKDRFPQAPVHLLIIPKKPIPRFQDVNEDEMILIAEAGKIIQELAAEFGIAEGYRVVINNGAEGGQAVFHLHIHLLGGRPLGAIA from the coding sequence ATGACAGTATTTAAGCAAATTATTGACGGATTGATAGACTGTGAAAAGGTCTTTGAAAATGAAAATTTCATAGCTATAAAAGATCGTTTTCCTCAAGCTCCTGTTCATCTTCTTATCATTCCTAAGAAACCTATACCGAGATTTCAGGATGTCAATGAGGACGAGATGATTTTAATAGCAGAGGCTGGAAAGATCATACAAGAGCTTGCTGCAGAATTTGGAATTGCCGAAGGGTACCGAGTTGTTATCAACAATGGTGCTGAGGGAGGACAAGCCGTATTTCATTTACATATTCATCTTTTAGGTGGGCGTCCTTTAGGTGCTATAGCCTAA